CTGAACTTTCAAGGGATGAAACTGCATTTTCTTAACACAGCAAATAAACTACAAGATGTGAAAGGAAAAACCTTGTCTAATAACCGCACACTTCCGCGATTCATTGAACCTGTTTAGTTATGCAGACATCCGGAAGTGAGCTCGCTGTTAGAAAGCTACTGCATCCAAGGTTGCGATGGTGGATGCTGTCCACGACTCGCACTGTTGAAAAATGAGAATTTGTTTCAGATACAAACTGAAGGTGTATCTAATAGCTATCTTACCGGGCAGGTTCATTTCCCAATGGTGGAAATGCCTGATTGTAGTTGGATGATTGAAAGCTACCGGATCCGCCAGATTGATTGAATCCTCCACGGTTTCCACTAAAAATAGCattgatttagaaaaaaatattcaaaactcgCGCGCTAATCAACGACTCACTATCCGCTCTGAGCCCCAGTATCCCCTACACTCCGGCGAGTAAATGGATCATTCTGCGGACTGATGGCCAGCCCACCGTGCTGAACAGTTCTTCCGGCACTGAATCGATTGGCCCCTTCGTTAGGTAGAGTAAACCCACGGCGATCCTCGCTGTTGAACTGTTGACCAGCGGAGAATCGATTGCCCCCTCCGTTAAATCCACCACCTCTTCCCCCACTACCACGGTCGTTGGAACTTCCTCTGCTGCCACGATTGAAGCCACCACGAAAACCACCTCCGCCTTGATTCTGATTGTCATAACCACCGCCACGACCACCTCCGCCTCCgcctccaccaccaccacctccaCCGTAGGGCTGGTTACGGAAATTGCCTCGGCCCTGGTTATTTCGAACCGGCCCACCGCTGCGATCTTGACCATCTGCAAGATTGTATCAAATAAAACATCCAATTTCATACAAGTTTTACTCAAACTAACCATTATAATTCGCTCTATCTTGGCGGAATCCACCTCTACCCTGGGACGGGCCACCTCTTGAACCACCTCTCTGACCACCACCACCACGTCCACCTCTAGAATACGGGGCAGAGCCACCATCACCGCCACCCGATCGCTCCTTGGATCTACCGTGTTCCACATTGATTGTGACACCCTTGAAATTGGAATTGTGTAATGCTTGAATGGCATTTTCTGCCATATCTGGACTTTGCATGTGCACAAAGGCACACCGATTCATAACATCACACTCCGTAACGACACCGTAGTTCTCAAACAAGCGTCTTACTTCTTCCGGTTTCGTGGAAGGCGGCAAACTGCCgacgaaaattttgtttttctatggtgaaacattttttataactGAGGTTAGAATTTtctgaaattatattcctaacTTACCGGTAGCATAGCCAGTTCGGTGGGAATGCACAACGTCCGGCAGACGATGCACGAAGCTAGTATGCAGGTAACGTAAACAAATTTAGCCAAAAAACTGTCGAGAATGCAAATTTAGCTTGTTTTGCGCGATCCGGCGAAGAAGCATCCGCAAAAAAACGCACGGAGCTGTCGTCGTCGCTCGGTAGTTTGTGAGATACTTGAGTGACTTTGGCACACACTACACACTGACAATGAGTTCCAAAACGCCGCGATGTTGACAGTTTGTACACAGTAATCATTAAATACCTATTTCCGGTATCATAAAATGTATTATCGAATGAAATGAAtctcattagaaaaaaaaaactgactgTTATTTTGACtgtttgattaaaaaaactCGAAATATGATGAGAAACAGTGTAGCGGTTTTTTGATAACTGCCAATACACAACACatgaacattcactttgaaaaaGAACTGCAAATGAATCATTGCATATTAGGTTTTTTTACCATcattgctaacctcaatcggatgaacacattttgacagttgtgcagtactgtttgtaaacacagATTTTTTTGTTCGTCTATTCACAAATCGGATGAgagcatttacggtccataccgtctaaatagagtttcaaaacatttgttcacgattgaatacggtttgtgtttaagatttattaaataaaagtgactagtagcaagatgtaaagatgattgtttgaaatgtgttcttcgattttttttaagcttgtttgtaaacagaaccgCTGAACAGTCatggatgaatgcttgttcatttgtaacgtcacgataaaaaatctaatacaGCATCAATTTTAACATCgctgggtataaataaacgacacaaaaaaaattaacatcagagtgaaaatttttcttttttatttatttatttatttatttatttattgtaaaatcaacagacacgatGTGGTCCTAATGATTAATTCTAATACTATGTAAGAATTTGGTCCTTGTTTTATGCCGTGAAAGATTGAAGTCGAACTCAGATGACACTCGATTCAATCGTTGTAAGCCGATTTCTTTTTCATTTGTTGTTATGAATCTCAGTGAGAGTCAGATCTCTCCTTCAAAGTGAATATTGGCAAGTGGTTTAGTGATCGTTACTAAAATATGGAAGAGGGGGGGGGgtgtatacatcgtgcatgttcgttttatacattcgtttgacattcgttcatttactttactcctcgaattggttcgaatagcgtcaatGCGATGATCCATTCTTCatgtaataaattcatcataccTCGTTATGTAGCAACAATGGGAGAGTGCTGGGATAcggttcatcacatacacacacacacacacacacacacacacacacacacacacacacacacacacacacacacacacacacacacacacaagactATGGTACTAATACAGAGGAAAACGTCtcaatttgcttgtttcaaagacagcacaaaCGATCAACGCGAATTGAGCTTCGTCGATTATCGGTGTGTGAATATCCCCATTCACCTTAAGTTATTTGGGGGTTTGTTttatgcgaataacaactgtaaGCAATGGACCTTCATgcaagcagcgtcggcttcgttcgcatcCGAAtgtacggacaagtccgaatatcagagcgattatcgaacgatgatcattgacGTTGCATTTTTGATGTTCAAGcaacattgtattgaaaaactaaattttatACCGAATTTATATAAAATCAACAGAATTTTGCACAAAATCGAAAGAAGAACAAAACGAATTTACAATTCAGTTCGGTTTCATTCAGCTATGCATCTAGAAAAATTTGCGCTCGGAGCCAAATATGATTAGTCGCATTTAGCGAGCGAAAAACAACGGTCTCCCAAAAACTTGTACCATCGAGGATTGTTTTACCGCCAAAAAAACCGTTTCACCCGAGGCGTGTTAGACCTGAAAATGGTGCATATTCAACCCTGTTAATTTTTGGCATTTAATTTTTGGAATCGTGTTCACCctcactcaaaattgagtgacacaccactcaaTATCATAAGAAGTGCTCGTAATCTGAGCTTGAGTTATTACCTATCTACACATGGTTTAAGTTGCGATAACTCAaactcataaactggaacaacatCAAAATTTCAGTATGGAtttactcaaaccatgagttctTTCGCATTTAATCATACATTAGAGTgagcgttgagttttcaaactttgagtaaaataaatacttcttgcagttcagtgcattttcattctcggaatatacTCATCGAGATTAAGAATGCAATATACATAGTTTTTCATTGCGGTTTCTGGATCCGGGTTTTGAAATCATCAATCAGATGTTTTCAGTTCGTGTTCGtatctcatcagacacagtcgaaaattgcttacggtaGAGACGACAATACAgtctagtgaacaatagagtatacgAAATGAACAAACACGATATACAAAAGCCTGGAACGTGACCTACAAGAcccaattcaatttgtattaatTTCATACGCTGCCAAGTCagaccagcagcaaacgaaattgaaaacttACTTAAGTAACGAATGCACCtagacgttaatgatgtaagtgagatttaattcaacaaggcgttaaACTCAGTGTGCAttatattcaatcgtgaacgagttaacaacgaggtgcacagtgttaccgacgacacgaccaggcactccgaagaaaaatctgaacaaaaagtgttcgtgactggtttaccgccagttaccataaatatagcgacccctcgataatcatgaaaataatcttcttgagccacactgtttaagttgctatgaactagttaccaagaagcgctgtaataaataaaaaaatcatttgagaaagttgtgaaacttttatttaaatttaaattttgtttcaacgttctttttgatttgatttgcgcCGACAACAAGAGTACAATAATCAAATCTGGTACTAGAAGTAGTGTTGCGATAGAAAGGCGTCATCCTATATCATTCACAGCTACCCAATAGCTCTATCTGCAGTGTAGTCATCTAACTCATCCATGATGATGGTCTTTCTTTTTAGAAATATCCAATCGAGTTTCCGAAACACATCACTTCTGCTTAACATACACTCTTACATTCGACTACTTCAACAAGTTCCAGCAGCTTTACGGTAGACCATAGTTACAGTCTGTTTTCTATTTGagacacaaataatcaaattatttgaaggaGACCTGTTTGCTTTCGATGTGCACTTTAAAACCTATAATTTCGATCAGATCTAATATATTGAGAAATTTGATTCCCGTGCTGTTCAAGTGCCTTTCATGTTCATCAATGTATACACGCACTTTGCGAAGAGCTTAAATCACTGAGAGTAGAAGTAGAGGAGTTTCCAAAATATGACAGCCCATTGTTTCACAACATGTATGCtgattagcaacgagggttgaacgatttggaacaaggggcgaattgaaatggttttactttggaaagtcattagaaaataacaaatatgcttTCAATACTAAATTCTGATGATGggactgataaaaagtttcgcAATGACGGATTGAATGACTGCAAAACTTAACACCATTTCAAAACTCATTTACATAGCAGATAGTAATTATATAGATCTAAGTATGGTTACGTTGAACTATTTAACAAACATCCAAGAATATTGAATTGTCTGgaagtcatttttaatatgctcgagcaccagcaagccttttttcagtttttcagacgatttcgttttgacattaccagctaC
This genomic window from Malaya genurostris strain Urasoe2022 chromosome 1, Malgen_1.1, whole genome shotgun sequence contains:
- the LOC131436291 gene encoding uncharacterized protein LOC131436291, which codes for MLPKNKIFVGSLPPSTKPEEVRRLFENYGVVTECDVMNRCAFVHMQSPDMAENAIQALHNSNFKGVTINVEHGRSKERSGGGDGGSAPYSRGGRGGGGQRGGSRGGPSQGRGGFRQDRANYNDGQDRSGGPVRNNQGRGNFRNQPYGGGGGGGGGGGGGRGGGYDNQNQGGGGFRGGFNRGSRGSSNDRGSGGRGGGFNGGGNRFSAGQQFNSEDRRGFTLPNEGANRFSAGRTVQHGGLAISPQNDPFTRRSVGDTGAQSGYGNRGGFNQSGGSGSFQSSNYNQAFPPLGNEPARASRGQHPPSQPWMQ